GGCGGCCTCATCCTGGCCGACCACCTGCCCTTTGCCCAGGTCTACCAGCTGCTGGGAGCCGGCATGCTGCTCGGGCTGGCCACCACCCTCCTGGCCCCGGAGCCGCCCCAGGCCGCCGGCCGGCCGGCCACCCTGCTGGCCGCTGCCTGGGAGCCGCTGGCGGAGTACTTTCGCCGGCCGGCGGCCTGGCCGGTCCTGGCCTTCATCCTCCTCTACAAGATCGGCGACCAGATGGCCGCCGGCATCACCATGCCCTTCTACCTGGAGCTGGGCTTCTCCAGGACCGCCATCGGCGCGGTGGTCAAGGTCCTGGGCTTCTGGGCCACGGTGGCCGGTGGCCTGGGCGGGGGAATCCTGCTGCTGCGCGCCTCCCTGCCAGCGGCCCTGCTCGGCTTCGGCGTCCTCCAGGCCCTTTCCACGGCCGCCTTCGCCCTCCTGGCTGCCGCTGGTCCATCTGTGCCCCTCCTGGCCGCGGTGATCGGCTTCGAGAACCTGGCCAGCGGCATGGGCACCGCTGCCTACGTGGCCTTCATGGCCTCCATCACCCACCGCCGCTTCACCGCCACCCAGTACGCCCTCCTCTCCAGCCTCATGGGCGTCCCCCGGGTGCTGGCCGCGGCCCCCACCGGCCTCTTCGCCCAATGGCTGGGCTGGGCTCCCTTCTTTCTCCTCTGCGCCCTTCTGGCGGTGCCGGGCCTGGTCCTGTGCCGCTTTCTGGCCCCGCCGCCGCCCGCCGCCCCGCCACCGGTCAAGACCTGACCCTGTCGTCCGGACACGCTTTTTTGTTTGACAAGGCGCAAGGCTGCCAGCTATCTCTGTTGCCAGGCCGCATTTGAGGGGCAGAGGTCGGCAGCCAGGCCGGCCCCTGCCCTTTCCTTTGCTGCTGCCGGCTGGGATCTTAAGAGGCCGGCAAGGAGGCTTCCGTGGCCCGCTTCGCCAAGCTCGCTGCCGGCATCCTGGGGGCAATCCTGCTCATCGCTCTGGGGCTCGCGATCTTCGTCCGGGTGGTGCTCACCGAGGAGCGCCTCAAGGCCGCGCTGCTGCCCAAAGCCGAGGAAGCCTTGGGCCGCCAGATCACGGTTGGCCGCATGCAGGTGGGGCTTCTGACGGGCATCGCGGTCCGGGACGTGGCGGTCAAGGAGGCCGACGGCCGCACCGATTTCATCCGCGTCGGCGCCGTGCTCCTGCGCTACGACCTGGGCCGGCTGCTCAAGAGGGAGGTGCTCATCACCGAGCTGCGGCTGGTGGCGCCCTTTGTGCGCCTCGTCCGCAGCCCCCAGGGCGCCTTCAACTTCGACTCCCTGGCCCTGCTGGCCGCGGCCAGCGACAAGCCGGCCCCGGCCGCCCC
This sequence is a window from Thermodesulfobacteriota bacterium. Protein-coding genes within it:
- a CDS encoding MFS transporter, which produces MLVAFLMGIASGWPLLLTGSLLQAWLAQAGIDLAAIGLTALLGLPYTVKFLWAPVLDRYTLPFLGRRRGWLAAIQVALAGAIIALGFLDPLARPAALAAAALLLAFLSASQDIVADAYRREALADAELGLGSSLFVNGYRLGMLITSGGGLILADHLPFAQVYQLLGAGMLLGLATTLLAPEPPQAAGRPATLLAAAWEPLAEYFRRPAAWPVLAFILLYKIGDQMAAGITMPFYLELGFSRTAIGAVVKVLGFWATVAGGLGGGILLLRASLPAALLGFGVLQALSTAAFALLAAAGPSVPLLAAVIGFENLASGMGTAAYVAFMASITHRRFTATQYALLSSLMGVPRVLAAAPTGLFAQWLGWAPFFLLCALLAVPGLVLCRFLAPPPPAAPPPVKT
- a CDS encoding AsmA family protein, whose amino-acid sequence is MARFAKLAAGILGAILLIALGLAIFVRVVLTEERLKAALLPKAEEALGRQITVGRMQVGLLTGIAVRDVAVKEADGRTDFIRVGAVLLRYDLGRLLKREVLITELRLVAPFVRLVRSPQGAFNFDSLALLAAASDKPAPAAPAAPPAAPLALSIRRLAVESARLEIRDGQQQLPATDVSADLDLGVDLGPRPAAVRLVGQLRLAATATCGQLAPRLEATLSGSDQALDLAGQLQLGEER